ATAACCACCTGATAACAATCGGTTTTCGTCAAGGAGGCTGACATGCAGAACCTATATACCCCTCTTAATTTCGACTTAGGCGAAACGGCGAATATGCTGCGTGAACAAGTCAATCTCTACGCTTCAGAGCATGTTGCTCCTCTTGCCAGTAAGATTGATTGCGACAACCAATTTCCTCTTCATCTATGGCAATCATTAGGCGAAATGGGCTTGCTTGGAGTTACCGTCAGCGAACAATATGGTGGCGCAGATATGGGGTATTTGGCTCATGTGATCATCATGGAAGAGTTAAGCCGAGCATCCGCATCGGTCGGGTTAAGTTATGGTGCTCATTCAAACCTTTGTGTAAATCAAATATTCCGTAATGGTAACGATGTGCAAAAGCAAACATATCTCCCGAAGTTACTCACCGGAGAGCATGTCGGTGCCCTAGCCATGAGTGAAGTCAATGCCGGCTCAGATGTGATGAGTATGCAATTAAAAGCCGAACAGCATGATGATCACTTTGTGCTTAATGGCAATAAAATGTGGATCACTAATGGTCCTGAAGCCAATACCCTCGTGGTTTATGCTCGCACCGATGACAACGCCATTACTGCTTTTATTATCGAGTCACAATTTAAGGGATTTTCGACCGCACAAAAGCTCGATAAGTTAGGGATGCGAGGCTCTAA
The genomic region above belongs to Photobacterium leiognathi and contains:
- a CDS encoding isovaleryl-CoA dehydrogenase; its protein translation is MQNLYTPLNFDLGETANMLREQVNLYASEHVAPLASKIDCDNQFPLHLWQSLGEMGLLGVTVSEQYGGADMGYLAHVIIMEELSRASASVGLSYGAHSNLCVNQIFRNGNDVQKQTYLPKLLTGEHVGALAMSEVNAGSDVMSMQLKAEQHDDHFVLNGNKMWITNGPEANTLVVYARTDDNAITAFIIESQFKGFSTAQKLDKLGMRGSNTCELVFINCRVPRENVLGEIHHGAKVLMSGLDYERVVLAAGPLGIAQACLDLVIPYIHERKQFGKAIGEFELIQAKVADMYTQLNAARSYVYTVAKACDRGEVTRKDAAGVILLSAELATKMALETIQILGGNGYINDYPAGRLLRDAKLYEIGAGTSEIRRMLIGRELFAESAR